Proteins encoded within one genomic window of Candidatus Methylacidiphilales bacterium:
- the tsf gene encoding translation elongation factor Ts: MSEAVAIDPKIVKDLRDRTNAGMMDCKRALEEAKGNMEEAEKILRKKLGLSAAKKASRDAKEGVIASYIHLGGKVGVLIEINCETDFVAKNDNFREFVKDITLQIAAANPVCVTREEVPQKLIDAEKEVAAAQIKDKPAAVIEKIVQGKVDKYYSTVCLMEQPFIKDSNKTIRDVVNEKIGELGENIVVRRFVRYAVGESVQA; this comes from the coding sequence ATGTCTGAAGCCGTCGCCATCGACCCCAAGATCGTCAAGGACCTCCGTGACCGCACCAACGCGGGCATGATGGACTGCAAGCGCGCCCTCGAAGAAGCCAAGGGCAACATGGAGGAAGCCGAAAAGATCCTCCGCAAGAAGCTCGGCCTCTCCGCCGCCAAAAAAGCCAGCCGCGATGCCAAGGAAGGCGTCATCGCCTCCTACATCCACCTCGGCGGCAAGGTCGGCGTCTTGATCGAAATCAACTGCGAGACCGACTTCGTGGCCAAGAACGACAACTTCCGCGAGTTCGTCAAGGACATCACCCTCCAGATCGCCGCCGCCAACCCGGTCTGCGTCACCCGCGAGGAAGTCCCGCAGAAACTCATCGACGCGGAAAAAGAAGTCGCCGCCGCCCAGATCAAGGACAAGCCCGCCGCCGTCATCGAGAAGATCGTCCAGGGCAAGGTCGACAAGTATTACAGCACCGTCTGCCTGATGGAGCAGCCCTTCATCAAGGACAGCAACAAGACCATCCGCGACGTCGTCAACGAAAAGATCGGCGAACTCGGCGAGAACATCGTCGTCCGCCGCTTCGTCCGCTACGCCGTCGGCGAATCCGTCCAGGCTTGA